The genomic DNA GCTTACTGCACCCGGAACCTGGGTTTGGTCTTTGCTCTCAGCTATGCTGAGGCCGCCCCTGAGGGACTCTACTTGGGGCACCTGCCAGGcacaaataaagataaaaatgtaaagGGGGCTAAATCCCACAGAAGTGAGAGAAGCAGCCTTATCGCAGGCAGAAAACCTGCCCTTGCCTCAGTTCTGCTATGGCCCGGCAGGGAACACTGTATGCTTGGGATAGAGTTGCTCGACTACTTTGGAACCTCTTTAGTTATTCTTTCAGGTAACTGCCATTCTTGgccagggagaaagaaaaggcagCAGTGAGGGTGAGGCTAGGAAAATAAGGCTGACCTATCTTTCAGTGTCCACAGGTTCAAGTAATTCTTAGTAATGCCTTTCCCCAAGCTTGCCTCTCTGCAATCATTTTAGGCCTTTGATGGCTTGAACATCCTGCAAAATTTTGCCCTACATCACAATGCATAGGATGGAGCCAGAGGTTAGACTAAACAGTAAAAGGAAatcattttttccccctcagaAGTAAGCAGAGGTTATTTTGTTGGCATTTCCTTTTTGGGATGGATCCTGTGTCTGGCTCTGCCTTTTAAAAGGGTGGACCCAGATGCCACCAGTGTGGGGTATGACACAAACAAGTTCTACTGCTCCCTGATCTGCTGCGGGAACATTTGTGTGGCTGCCTCTGCCCAGGTCCTGGGAGCCCAGCCCTCTTAGCCTCAGTCCCACCTTCCCTTTTACTGAAACATCCAGGTAGataaaaagtttctaaaagttcttttctctctttcatttacaTTAAAATGCATGTAATATTTCTGAGTAAAACCTTGGCTGGGATTTTTAGAAATATGTCatagtaataaaaatatcatcatccatctattttatttgtaactctaTGCCTTTCACCTGTGTTATCTGATTGGCTTCACATAATATTCCTCTAAAGTAGAGGAGTTTGGCTTCCTTATCAGAGGGAACTGATACAGAATGCTGAAGGTAACACAGCAGTAAGTGTAGAAACAATTGAGTTCAAGTCCTGGTGTCTTTTTACCAAAGCataaaacagagagaaataaagagatagaaacaaagaaagtgaGGCTGTGATTTGGTGACCAGCTCTCTCGTGTTTTCAGTTACAATAGGATCAGCAGATGAACATGGTTCCATGAGTTGCTTTCCTTCAAAAGAGTGACCTCCTTTACACTGATGGgtggacagaaaaaaaatgtgtttgccCAATACTATTCCTAAGCAACACTACATACAGGTCGTGGTGCATCTTCTTTGATGAACAACATTGGGTTATCCTGTTCCACTGAGGAGGCCTCCATCATCATCTTTTCCAGTGAAATTTAACTTACCCCCAAAGTCATTACTCTGTCATTTCTGTCTCTGTCCTTCCCTTGAGTAATAGTGGTCAGCCTTGCCATGTTTTTCATAGCTCCGTGCTTTATAGACTATAACTTATGTAATCTCCACGACAAGCCTACCAAGATACTTTTATCATCTCATCATCTCCAtgtaacagatgaggaaaccaaagcacagagTGGTTGAGGTTAAGGGGCTTGCTCAAGGACACAGCTCcaagtggctgagctgggattcAACGTATCTAGTCTGGACTCCAGAGTCCATGTTCCTGACCTCTATACTATGCTGCCTTTTGACCCTTAtgacagccttaagactgtaagcaCCTTGCCTGCATTCTCTCTCAGCTCAGTGAGCATCCTTAACTACACTATGCTATACTGTCTCCCTATGACATGTATCCTATTCTGCCTAAGGTGTTAATCCTTCTTATGACATCATAATCTGCTTGAGGGTGGGGACTGTCTTAATCAGTTTTAAATATCCTGTAGTACCTACTGTTTACATATTGTACATAACTGATACTCACATATCTCTGGAATCAAGCTAAATGAATTGgaatattgttcattcattcaccaaatatttattgagcatcaactATGCAGCAAGCACTATTGAGCCTTGGTGATCGAGTTAGGTAAGTTTCCTGTGATTATGAAACTTATATTGTAGTGCAGGAGAGAGATCATAaaccaacaaattaaaaaaaaaattaggtagtacattttgaacattaaaatagaatataataAGAGAGTGAGAGGGATGAGGATGCTACTTCAGAATGGGTGATCAGAGAGGGCTTTTCTGGGAAAATAAGATCTAAGGTGGGATGTGAATGACTAGGAGTGAGCCACGCAGAGAGCAGaggaaagagcattccaagctcacgcaaaggccctgaggtgtgAAGGAGATTggtgcctgttctggtttgccaaagctgctggaatgcaaaataccagaaatggattggcttttacaatgggggtttattagttcacaaatttatagttctaaggcatgaaaatgtcccaattaaggcatcagtaggatgattccttctctgaagaaaggtcgatggcatctggggttcctctgtcacatggcaaggcacgtggcctTCCATGTGGGCCTTCCTGGGgttgcttctggtttctgttgctttctccaaaatgtctctgggtttgtcttaacttctctctctcagctcctgtgcatccttgcttgtttctcccagggcgtttctttctaagcatcttggggtcctctcttagtttctctggtacaaactctggatttcatctcttagtgtCTCTCCTGGCTCTGGTTTCTACAGCTGTTTCTAAAAtgtttctatgtgttttctctctaaTTGTCTCAGTCTGTATTGCCTCTGAGCTctccctccctgagctctcttaaagattccagtaaactaattaagaccgaccttgaatgggtagggtcacatctctatggaaacaacctaatcaaaagatcccacccacaatatgtctgtccccacaagagtggaATAAAAGAATGTAGTCTTTTATGGGGCACATTAaagactcaaaccagcacagtgcccCCATATCTTTAGCATTTTGCAGGTTTCTCAACCTCGgtactgttgacattttgggccaaataatattttgttCTGGGGGCTGTCCTATCCTTGTGGAATGTTTAGtagtatccctggcctctacccactagatgccagtaataTTCCCCTTAGgttgtgacaatcaaaatgtctccagacattgctacaTGTCCCGTGAGGGGTAAAATCACGGTTGAAAACCGTTGAATTAGAGGAAAAGAAGATAGCTAGGGTGGCTGGAGTACAGTGAGTGAGATGGAGTTTCAAGGTGAAATTGGAGAGATGTAGATGACTCAGATCAAGtaaggagtttagattttattatGGGTGCAATGGAAAGCCACTGGAAGGATTTAAGGTAGGGTGTGGGGTGatgtaatttacttttttaaaagctcTGGCTTTTGTGGGGGTGTTAGTAGGCAAGAGTGGGAGCAGGAAGCCTTGACAGTAAGTGGTAGAGTCGAGGGTTGTGAGTTGAGTGGAGatggaaaaaaatgcacaaattttGGGTGTGTTTTAGATGCATACTTGACATTACTTGCTGAATTAACAGGAAGAGGTCTTGGAAATGACTGCTTTGACTCAATTAACTGGGTGTGTAGTGACACCATTAGTAAGGGCAGTGGCAGGTTTGGGACAGAAAGGTATTTCTGTGGAAGTGCCAGGTAGACAGTAGTATATAAAATTCCAGAGACCCAGGGATAGGTGAGGCTTGAGGCAGACATTTGGAAATTTGTAGCATATTGGTATTTATTGGTATTTTACGCCACATGATTATATGATCCCACCTAGGGATATCGTGTGAATCAACAAGACAAAGGAGCCCAGAAGAAAGCACCAGAGACATTTTCACAGGTAGAggagaaaccagaaaaagacCAAGATGGAGTTCTCTGTGAGGTAAGAGGTAAACAAGGGAAAGATGGTGTCATGGAAGCCAAAAAGTAGCGTATCAAGAAGTCTGCAGTGTTCACTTGATTTGGTGACATAAAGGTCattgatgactttttaaaaagtgttttttgtttgttttttttactgaGGTGAAATTCACGTAATATAAAATCAATCACTGGTTAATTTTATGCAGTCTCAGTGGAGAGGTGAGGGGGAAAGCCTGATTGGGTGGGCtctggggaggaaggaaagaaagtgaCTAGACCCCTTTCAAGAGGATCAGCATGAAGGCAGCAGAGGAAAGGGGGCAGTAACAGGTAGGGGGTGCAGGTTCTTAGGAATATTTTCAGGATTGGAGGTGGTGGAGTACATTTGTGTGCTGGTAGGAGTTGTCtagtgggggcagaggggagacagAGAGATTGAGAGAAAGGTGTGGGCTGGTGATTTTGTGGTGGGAAGATAAAGGGACTTCTTTCTAATTGCTCATACTTTCTCACTGAAGCTTGAGGGTGAGAGAAGGGATAAGGGTataggaggagagaggagaaagtgaAATAACCATTTTGGAGAGtgggaaaatgaaatataaacttGGGAAGTATATCAGTATTGACGGCCAATGTCAAATGTCCATTTGCTATTTGGGCACTTGAATTTAAAATGAGACCAGCCAACAAAGTTGAGTGCTTTCCCCCACTAATGTTCTGGTACAGACATGGAGTGGTGGACAGCTGAGCTACAGAGGAGTGGCGAGGGAGAATGGGGCGAGGGAGTTAAGGACACTTGCAAGGCAGTGATTACAATGGGAGACCATGCAACTACGGCTGGGTAAGCGGGTGGGTGGAGGCTCCAGGAGGTGCCCGATGGTGTCTTTGAAGTTCAAATGGTGACAAcgttctttcctttcccttctcttaatGCTATGGATGGCAGGAGTCAAACctcatttcaaatttatttactaGTATTGTTCCCTATTGCTCCTGACATCCCTGAAGAATGCTCAACAGAAGGGCCAGGAATGTCCATTTGAGTCCCCCAGCATTACCTCCTTCCCCTTCATGCCACAGACCTTCTTCATGCCACAGAGAAAACGTTTTAGGTCCCAAGGATACACACATACCCTGCACCTAATTAGGTAAGAGAAGAGGCATATGGTGTTTTATATGGGGAAAGAGGTACATTTTCTATGAATAGCCTAGCTATGTGAACAGACAGGCTGACAGATGATTTCACTTTATCTGATCACACAATATGGGCATCCACACTGTGTGAAAACCCCCAAAGCTTCAGAAACTTGCAAACATCCTCCTTGTTTTTTGCATCTCAGCTCTTGCTTTTCCCTTCAAAACTGAAGTGGAGGTGGGAAGGCCCTTTCTCGAGTGCTGGGGGCTCTCCACCCTGAACTTCCCTCTGAGTCCACTTCTGTGGTTTCCACGTGGCTGGGCTGTCTTCTGCTATGTTGATGAATTCATCCTTTCTTCACAAATGCACTGCTTAGACTTTCTGGTGATTgtgttttctgattttctctATAAATTCCTGCTCTTTTCCTAAAAGATGAACTTGTTCTGTGAGTAGGGTTACAGTTTTGAAGCCCCAAGGGTTGGGTTTTTCTGTGATGAAAGAAGCTGAGGCAGGTCACATTTTGTATAGTAGTGTTGGATTAACTGATTGATAGATAAGCCATCTCACACTGAGTTATATTTCcaataatattttagaaaacatgGGAGGTCATCAGAATGGCAGCTTCTTAACTAGTTACAGAGTGACTCCTCAGGGCTGCCTTAAATTATACATCAGCATTACAGAACTTTCTGGATGATGGGACTGTTCTATATCTGCATTGTCCAATAAGGAAACCACCAGAGTCAGCTGTTGAATACTTGAAATGAGGCTAGTGTCACGAGAAactgaatatttaatttaatttaaatttaaatagccacatgtggctagtggctactgtatagGACAGTGCAGCTTGCAGGAGGTGCCAATTCACTAATGAACCACAAGCTTTTCAATTACTTAACATAATTGCAATTAAATTTACTCAGTATCTAAATTATTATGCTTGACTTTGGTTATAAGTAACAGAAACCTGAATAACTAGGGCTTAAATAGGTAAGGGGTTTATATTTCTCCCATAATAAGAAGTCCAGCTCACTCTCTGCGGCTCTTTGCTTTAGAGAAGATGGCAGCCCAGCCGCCCAAGTCGGTGCTGTTTGTATGTTCGGGTAACATTTGTCGATCACCCattgcagaagcagttttcagaaaacttgtaactgatcaaaatatttcagataattggagGATAGACAGTGCTGCAACATCCACTTATGAGATAGGAAACCCTCCTGATTATCGAGGGCAAAAATGCATGAAGAAGCATGATATTCCTATGAATCACGTGGCCCGGCAGGTTACCAAAGAAgactttgccacatttgattaTATACTGTGTATGGATGAAAGCAATCTGAGAGATCTGAATAGAAAAGGTAGTGCAGTTAAAAACCGCAAAGCGAAAATTGAACTACTTGGGAGCTATgatccacaaaaacaacttattattGAGGATCCCTATTATGGGAATGACTCCGACTTTGAGACTGTTTATCAGCAGTGTGTTAGgtgctgcaaagcatttttggagaagtcacagtaaagctgtatccattcattgctgaaggccaacAATGATTCACATCTTAAACAGTGATGTTCTAGGTTTTTCAgtcaatcagtgtgttaaaagtGTAGTGCTTCATAGTTCAtggccacaactttttttttcagttgacttactgttttttatcttaaaaaataattgtagatggaaatcaatgttgtgtttggcagaagaattaataaaaatctttgattcagacagtttatggGGTACATTAGATGTTCTTAAACAAGTTGGACCACTTATCTTGCCCCAATTACAAAAACAGTGGAACAAGCAAAACAGTAGAACCACAAAATactatgttgtgtgtgtgttttataacaatcatttctttccagtgtttaACCTTAAGGTACTAATCCAGTGATGGCTATCATTCTAATATGCTTAAtaagtaatcaaaacatcattttcaggcccaagtcaatatctgagccctatgagacttttaaataatctacctCTTTATTAAGTAGATATGTATAACTTGATGGACAGATGTCCTCTATTCACCTATACTACCTCTCTTTTTTACCCCAGGGCGTCTTACTGAATTAGAAATCCCTAATCATAGGTCTTCATAATCTTGATTGGAAGTATTTTGACTCACACATGCCCAGAGTGCACACTTGAATGTTAGAAggataggaaagaaaaatgatttatggtatggaataaatctttagcattattcttaatttttgtttatctagtttatttcatgaggAAGTCTTTTTCACTCCCATTTGGGCCAccttgcctctgaaaatttatatccagaaaggacactgtatgctgtttcatcttatgctcacttgacaaatgtgtctgttttatatgcacatataacccaaatgtcaaatattacatattgggttagatgggaaaaatagtttaaaaagctggaaaaagggATTTCTGTTATGTTGAAGCCCTTAAATAATGTGTTAAGTGTTCTTTTATCACTGTTTCATTTATAGgagaatataggtaatttctatgtactttgagataactgtaatttcaaattcatttggatatatatatcagaaggtaattttcaaaataaactggggagtataaaaatatagttataaaaaaaaaaaaaaaaaaaaaaaaaaaaaaaaagaagtccagTGGTAGGTAGTGGAGGACCGGAATGGTGGTTGGAGAGGCTTTGGGGTGCCTGGGCTTTCTTGGCTGCCAGCTCTGCCATCCTGAGTATGGCTTTTGTCCTCATGGTTGTGAGACTACAGCTGTACTTTCTAGAATCAACCTCTGTGTCCTAGGCAGGAAGAAAGGAGACAGGAAAGGAGCAAAGGGCAAACAAAAAGCTTTCCAAaggcaaaatggtgcagctccgATGGCAGAGAACTCATCAAGATACCACAAAAGTATTTGTATTATTTCCTTTcaacccaacaatcccacttctggggATCTAACCCAAATGGTATATGGCATAAATTCAAAATGACTCACGTACAAGTTTATTCATTATGGCATTTTTTATGATAAAAAGctggaaataattcaaatgttCATCAGTGAAGGACTGTGTGTATAATCTATAATACAGCCACACAAATACTATGgagtaaaaaaagaatgaggagtgATCGCTAAGGTTCAActatataaagtaaaaaagagcaaggaggagaaatatattttatatatatccttttctgtaagaaaggaaggagggaaacacacacacacatatgtatatacatacatttggATATATTTGGAAAGAAAGCCAAACCAAAAAAGCAGTTATCTCTAGGAGGAGGAGAGAACAAGGTGTAGGAAAAAAGGATGGAAGTGAGAAATCTGTGAATGTGCCTTACTTTATAGTTTTGACTTTGGAACCTTGTAAATGTTTTcatatccaaataaaataaaaagttaaaagttaaaaaaaaaagacatcatctAGACATTTTTACTTTCAGTCCCTTGACCAGAATTGGGTGAAATGGCCTCACGTAGCTACAGCCTCCATGTGGAGAAGTGAGTATTTTAGCTGGGTATGTTACCACTCCAAACACAATCAGGGTTCTGTAAacaaggaagagggaaggggacTAGACATTAGGTGGATAACAAGCAGGGGCTGCCAAAGCTACTACATTACCTGTGCCAGGGAGAATGTTGCCTGGCCTGGGAATGTTTTATGACTACTTCAGGACTAATGAGAGCTCACAGATATTGAACAGTCACTCTGTGCAGAAGCTGTACTCGTAGCTCCACACGTACTACCTCATTTTACATGTATGACATGCCAGGTGGAGAGGTGCTATTTTCATCATCTTCTTTTTGCACAGTAGGAAACTAAATTGTAGGgagattaagaaacttgcccaaggcagTGAGTGGCAGAGGCTGGATGTGAACCCTGGTATGTGCTGCACCCCAAAGTCGAACTACCACAGGCACTGCCTTCTGGCTACCACTAGCTGAATAATTCACTGGGATAGCAAACCCTCTCTTGTAAAAAGTGACCTGAAAATATTCACATTTAAAAGTATTATGAGCAGAATAATGTCTACAACAGGATAAAGAGTAATCTGCCCCCCACCCATGGACATTGGCAatgtctgaagatatttttgctactggcatctagggCTAGAGGCAGGgaagctgctaaacatcctacaatgcacaggagagccccccacaacaaagaattatctgggccaaaatgttaatagggctCAACCTGATGCAGGAGCTAACAAGGAATTTCTTTAATTAATGACTCTGTAGGGCATACGTAGTagatcctcaataaatattaattaaataaatgaatgtttacAAGAAAGCATTCAAATAACCCAGACAGAAGTATTTCTGAGTTGTATCTAACAGAACACAAAGAAGAGCAAAGGGAAACATTATCTATTAAATTCAGGTCCTGTAACTACCCAAATTGGTCTGGTGGGCAGGTAAGGAGAGAGCATTTTGACAAACAgaatgttattttctttaattactgTGCATGAAAATTACATGTAGTGTATACGATGGAGTTTTTGCAAATATGTTCAGCAGTATACTCAGATTAGGTATGAATTATGCAACTACTGTGAGAAGTCTGGGTCTGTATTGTTTTCTCTGTAAGAGAAACCCTGTCTAATATTTAGCACAGAAGCCAACactttttgaaacttttctcctttgttttatgAAGCATCCAAGAGGTTCAGAAATGAAGAAGGGCAAAGGGGGGCAAGCTCCTAAACATCACTTGAAAGTGCATTCTTTGTCCTTGGGGAGTTTTTAATACAGCATATTGAAGAACTGTCAGGGAGATAATAGAGTGAGAGACTTTTGATAGTTTGAAACAAAGCATAGAGACATGAGATTCAAATATAATGATGGGAGGACTTTCAAAAGACAAAAACTGGGCCACATTTCCTGGTTTCTACTCTCACATATCAAACGAAGCCCAACTTAGATAATTGCTCACAGTCTGCTGCCTCATCTGTACTAGGGGACACACGTAAATGCCACGCATCCTTCAGAGGCCCTGCTATCCTGCCTGTTACCTTTTAGTGTGTTTAGCGCCATACTCGGGGAATTTAGCTGCACTCACATGTGGTCAAGGGCATTCTCTGAATCATGAGGTTGGTCTGGCTGCCTGGAATTCCAAACCTTCTTTGACCATACTGAGTACTCCTCAGACTTCCCTTCTACGCATGCGATTCTGACTGGCCGAAGAGCAGAGTGAACAGCTCAAGTTCATGGAAAGAGGAATGAGATTCCATCGATCACAAGGTACTTATAGCTCAGTGAAGGAGACCTGCACACAGATAAATTATGCTAACCACAGTAAAACATGATTTCATTCATAGCATGTTTACAAAGTGCTCTGGGAGCACTGAAGGGGGGACAGCTGCGTGGGACAGTCAGAGAAAGCTTCACATAGGAGGTGGCTTTTAGGCTGGGTCTTAATGGATGAATAAGCATAGAAACAAGCAAAAGTAGGGaaaacattccaggcagaaaggAGCACGAAAGGGTGGTAAATGGGACTGTTGTGTTTGAGTGCAAGATAAATTCAGTTTGGCTAGAGAAGCAGAGATTGGGATTGAAGAGCTAGTGGCAGGTAATGAGACTGGAGAAATAAATTGGAGCTTAACCGTGAAAGATACTCATAGATTGAACAACAAACCTCAATTCCAGCTATGCGCAACTCCAGGAGGTGCTGTTTATGGCACAGTCTAAGTGAATGGTGCCTTGGAGTTGTGGCAGATGCAGCCTGTGTAGCTACAGTCATTGGCCCAACTAATGGTTGTTGAGTGATTACAACTAGAAGATATATTGAGAGCTCTGTGTATTTTATTTCCACAACTACCCCTTGAGATacgttatattttcatttccatttcacagatgaggaaacccgAGGCACACAGAGGTAAGCTTGTACAGCCACTAAGTGGTAGAATTAGTATCTTAATCCAGGCAGTTTGCCTTTGGAGCCCAAGCTCCATAATGACTGCACAATTTTATCCTCCCAAAAAAGCACATGTAGAGGAGGGGCCTGGACTTGCTTCCCAACCTTTCTCATGTTATGGCATACACAGGAAGTGATGTTTTATGGCACAACAGTATAAATGACAAAGCTGCCACCATCTGAAGAGCCCTGGCCCAGGGGCTCCTGTGTGCCGCCCTGCACTGTGGCCACCCCCAAGGCTGAGGGGCTGCTCAGGGTCTTGGTACACCCGTGATCCATTTCTGCAGCAGGCAGAATGGTGGGTTGAAACAAACTTTGAGTTGCTTTTCCAACATTGTTTCCATTATGATAAAGTTCTAAAATGGGGTGTAGGAAAAAATCGCAGTTTTTTTTTAGGGGTCTGGGTAGGTGGCTTTTGGTTTTGTAGTTTTATAGGTCAAGGGACAAGAGGGGTTGTAGAAAAAGTGTGGCTCTCGAGACAGACAAATCAGGTCTTTGAGCCCAAACTCCATTTACTCACGGGATCTTGGATAAGGAAttttctcagcttcttcatcGATAAAAAAAGGTATAACAAATTTCCACCTCATAGATTTGTTGGACTAAATGTGATAGCTTATATAAAGCAGCTGGCACTGCCCATAAGTCCTCATTAAATGCtaatctttccctttttcttctcttccctccagCTCTGAATATTTCTGACCAGGTACCACAgcaatagtgtggtactggtTTCTGTGAGCCAGGTGACAGCCATTTGTCAGCACAACCACTTATCCTTATTGATAAGGACATTGCTGCTGACCATATCCTTTCTTTAGAACTCCCTTCTTATAAAATGATGcctgagtttttttaaaattcagctttattgagatattcacataccatacaatcatccgtggtgtacatcaattgctcacagtaccatcatatagttgttcattcatcaccccaatctattttttgaacattttccttataccagaaaaagtaaaaataagaatagaaaataaaagtaaaaaagaaaacccaaacaatccccccaccctatttttcatttagtttttgtcttcatttttctacttacccatccatacactggataaagggagtgtgatccacaaggttttcacaaacacactgtcaccccttgtaagctgcattgttgtacaaacatcttcaagagtcaaggctactgggttgcagtttgatagtttcaggtatttacttctagctattccaatgcattaaaacctaaaaagggctatctatatagcCCATCAttaaaatgtccaccagagtgacttctcgactccatttggaatctctcagccagtgaaactttattttctttcattttgcacccccttttggtcaagaagacattctcagtcccatgatgtctggtccaggttcatccccgggagtcatatcctacgttgccagggagatttacagccctgggaatcaagtcccacgtagaggggagggcagtgagttcacctgccaagttggtttagctagagagagagggccacatctgagcaaagaggtactcagggggagactcttaatgCCTGAGTTTTGATGGCAAAAGTTTATATCTTTCCAAATTGTCCGtgaaagcaaacaagcaaaactGTCCACCAACAGTTTCCACTTCTTTCCACATGTTTTCTCATAAGCTCACCTTcatctttaatttttcagaagACAATACAGTTTCCTAATAAGGTGAACATTCTGTACTGCTACTCCAGCAAGTGGCTTTGAAACTGTGACTAGGTTAAATACTTTCTGTGATAACGGCTAATCAAAAATGCTCTGtatgtatctatttatttatttcaatattcagATGAGATGACAATTAGTACTTGAGGACAATTACACCTCACATCAGACCCA from Choloepus didactylus isolate mChoDid1 chromosome 12, mChoDid1.pri, whole genome shotgun sequence includes the following:
- the LOC119507021 gene encoding low molecular weight phosphotyrosine protein phosphatase-like — translated: MAAQPPKSVLFVCSGNICRSPIAEAVFRKLVTDQNISDNWRIDSAATSTYEIGNPPDYRGQKCMKKHDIPMNHVARQVTKEDFATFDYILCMDESNLRDLNRKGSAVKNRKAKIELLGSYDPQKQLIIEDPYYGNDSDFETVYQQCVRCCKAFLEKSQ